In one window of Veillonellaceae bacterium DNA:
- a CDS encoding aspartate 1-decarboxylase has product MFRNIFKSKLHRATVTEANLNYVGSITIDEDLMDAADIFINEKVQVVNNNNGARLETYVIPGERGSGVICLNGAAARLVQPGDKVIIITYAIIDNKEARDFQPTVVFLDDNNKIVEIKSAEKHGEIR; this is encoded by the coding sequence ATGTTTCGTAATATATTTAAATCAAAACTGCACCGCGCTACTGTTACCGAAGCTAATTTAAATTATGTCGGCAGCATTACTATCGATGAAGATTTAATGGACGCCGCCGACATTTTTATTAATGAAAAGGTTCAGGTTGTTAATAACAATAACGGTGCCCGCCTGGAGACCTATGTTATTCCTGGTGAACGCGGTTCCGGCGTAATATGTTTGAATGGCGCAGCCGCCCGTCTCGTCCAGCCTGGTGACAAAGTCATAATAATCACTTACGCCATTATCGATAACAAAGAAGCCCGCGACTTCCAGCCTACGGTGGTTTTCCTTGATGACAACAATAAAATCGTGGAAATAAAATCAGCTGAAAAACATGGTGAAATCCGCTAA